Proteins found in one Planococcus citri chromosome 2, ihPlaCitr1.1, whole genome shotgun sequence genomic segment:
- the LOC135837780 gene encoding uncharacterized protein LOC135837780 — MSLWKVFIFLITRLHFHLVVSKQHETYQNELDPDKPLYMDPTNDFVFKKIFANCTTLSLFINSALNSNDLTVCHLNNPPQQYQDDKQIYYDIHCKANDNSTIIVEMQFLTDKFFLQRSIYYTSHSIVSQLKTSGEKRFEKLSPVHLIAICDFKVFENGKSYITRHQITNIETHETSIPYLQFVFIELWKLKFNKIKYQKDASLVELFAYFFSFQIKNDEYKVGFNQMLNDNSVIKTAAECARMSAWTEDEKERYEIFSREQARIYGIAVAADEEGEKRGFEKGEKRGFEKGALEEQKKMIINMQQRNLSSDIIQDVTGLNATQIAALLN; from the exons ATGTCACTTTggaaagtatttatttttttgattaccaGACTACATTTCCATCTTGTTGTTTCAAAACAACATgaaacctaccaaaatgaattaG atCCAGATAAGCCTTTGTACATGGATCCAACGAATGATTTCGTTTTTAAGAAAATATTCGCCAATTGTACTACGTTGTCGCTGTTTATAAACTCTGCTTTAAATTCAAACGATTTAACAGTATGCCACTTGAACAATCCTCCCCAACAATATCAAGACGATAAACAAATCTATTACGACATTCACTGCAAAGCCAACGACAACTCAACAATTATTGTCGAGATGCAATTTTTGACGGACAAATTCTTTTTACAACGCAGCATATATTACACCTCCCATTCCATTGTGTCTCAATTGAAGACTTCGGGtgaaaaacgatttgaaaaactCTCACCAGTACACTTGATAGCAATATgtgattttaaagtttttgaaaatggaaaatcataCATAACCAGACACCAGATTACAAATATTGAGACCCATGAAACCTCCATTCCATATTTGCAGTTTGTATTCATTGAATTATGGAAGCttaaattcaacaaaatcaaaTATCAGAAAGATGCCTCTCTGGTAGAGTTattcgcttattttttttcgtttcaaatcaaaaatgacgAATACAAAGTTGGATTTAATCAGATGCTGAACGACAACAGTGTCATTAAAACGGCTGCGGAGTGTGCCCGAATGTCAGCGTGGACAgaagatgaaaaagaaagataTGAAATATTTTCCAGGGAACAAGCTCGAATATACGGTATAGCAGTAGCTGCTGATGAAGAAGGCGAGAAAAGAGGGTTTGAAAAAGGGGAGAAAAGAGGGTTTGAAAAAGGGGCTCTCGAGGaacaaaaaaagatgataatAAACATGCAGCAACGTAATTTAAGCAGTGATATTATTCAAGATGTAACGGGATTAAACGCAACCCAAATCGCTGctcttctaaattaa